One Longimicrobium terrae DNA segment encodes these proteins:
- a CDS encoding M16 family metallopeptidase, which translates to MQPETIPFFPAPVPGQPPRPRVPRPERWTMDNGLHVVAAPRATVPQVVIRLALPAGSAGDPAEHPGTASLVGHLLTEGTTTYSADELAERLDGLGAAVSASVGHDYAEVEAVFLTETLAEGITLLADVLLRPSFPEREVERVRAESLDAIVGREDEPANVAEDRAALEVFGADHPYGLPAFGTAAGIAGVPREVLADFHERFYRPTGAFLVASGDFDTAELKRLLDEAFGAWSGAPPAITYPAGTELPPRAGKLVLVPWDDAAQSEIRIVGVGLDRRSPDWFAASVANYVLGGSTITGRLGANLREDKGWTYGARSSFQPGVVTGGWSAETAVDVGVTADALREMIGEMRRMTEGLVPDAEIRRAKDAMILSLPRLFETPSGVAGRFVTLEAYGLPDDYWETYADRVEAVTAEDVLRVAERFFAPERTVRVVVGGMAEEG; encoded by the coding sequence ATGCAGCCTGAAACGATCCCCTTCTTCCCCGCCCCGGTTCCCGGACAACCGCCGCGCCCCCGCGTGCCGCGCCCGGAACGGTGGACCATGGACAACGGGCTGCACGTGGTGGCCGCTCCCCGCGCCACGGTGCCGCAGGTGGTCATCCGCCTCGCGCTCCCCGCGGGCAGCGCGGGCGATCCCGCGGAGCATCCCGGGACGGCGTCGCTCGTCGGCCACCTGCTGACGGAGGGGACGACGACGTATTCGGCGGATGAGTTGGCCGAGCGGCTGGACGGGCTGGGTGCGGCCGTCAGCGCCAGCGTGGGCCACGACTACGCCGAGGTGGAAGCCGTCTTTCTGACGGAAACGCTGGCGGAAGGCATCACCCTGCTGGCGGACGTCCTTCTGCGCCCGTCGTTTCCGGAGCGCGAGGTGGAGCGGGTGCGCGCGGAGTCGCTGGACGCCATCGTCGGGCGCGAGGACGAGCCGGCCAACGTGGCGGAAGACCGCGCGGCGCTGGAGGTGTTCGGCGCGGACCACCCGTACGGGCTTCCCGCGTTCGGCACGGCGGCGGGGATCGCGGGCGTGCCGCGCGAGGTGCTGGCGGACTTTCACGAGCGGTTCTACCGGCCCACGGGCGCGTTCCTGGTCGCGTCGGGCGACTTTGACACGGCGGAGCTGAAGCGCCTGCTGGACGAGGCGTTCGGCGCGTGGAGCGGGGCGCCGCCCGCCATCACGTACCCCGCGGGAACGGAGCTCCCCCCGCGCGCCGGCAAGCTGGTGCTGGTGCCGTGGGACGACGCGGCGCAGTCCGAGATCCGCATCGTGGGCGTGGGGCTGGACCGCCGTTCGCCGGACTGGTTCGCGGCCTCCGTGGCCAACTACGTCCTGGGCGGCTCCACCATCACCGGCCGCCTGGGCGCCAACCTGCGCGAGGACAAGGGGTGGACGTACGGCGCCCGCTCGTCCTTTCAGCCCGGCGTGGTCACCGGCGGGTGGTCCGCCGAAACCGCGGTGGACGTGGGGGTTACGGCGGATGCGCTGCGCGAAATGATCGGCGAGATGAGGCGGATGACGGAGGGGCTGGTGCCCGACGCGGAGATTCGCCGCGCCAAGGACGCCATGATCCTGTCGCTCCCCCGCCTGTTCGAAACGCCCAGCGGCGTGGCGGGCCGCTTTGTGACGCTGGAGGCGTACGGACTGCCGGACGACTACTGGGAAACGTACGCGGACCGCGTGGAGGCGGTGACGGCGGAAGACGTGCTGCGCGTGGCGGAGCGCTTCTTTGCGCCGGAGCGGACGGTGCGCGTGGTGGTGGGCGGGATGGCGGAAGAGGGATGA
- a CDS encoding M16 family metallopeptidase encodes MSTSISSSIRIPSTTRVLGNGLRVVAHQDSGAPIVTVHLMFRAGSRDERPGRTGLAHLLEHLFFEGSQHAPKGHFDDVLERVGGTNNGTTWLDRTNYYETVPTHAVEVPLWLERDRLGFFLPILTGEVLELQRGVVMNERRQVYENRPYGMADERLHELLFPDAHPYSWPTIGYMRDLEQITLDDAREFYQTYYTPGNAVLVFAGDIAPERAFELAEKYLGDLPAGPVLETQPAPPLPASPGGVREEMEDDVSFPRVHQAFAVPGYGTPDWIALDVLAYLLADGDSSRLQRALVRDGRLAQDIDSYLYPTALCGLFGIVGTARSEIEPQALEQAVRQVLDDVIRDGVTEAEVTGAIRRVRRDLVSELATMEERADTLAYAATVLGDADAIHGVLDGYANVTAADVQRVAATYLSPDRAATLVVIPGEEEEDEEVRDAA; translated from the coding sequence TTGAGCACATCCATCTCATCCAGCATCCGAATCCCCAGCACCACGCGCGTGCTGGGCAACGGGCTTCGCGTGGTGGCGCACCAGGACAGCGGCGCCCCCATCGTCACCGTCCACCTGATGTTCCGCGCCGGCTCGCGCGACGAGCGCCCGGGCCGCACGGGACTGGCGCACCTGTTGGAGCACCTGTTCTTCGAGGGCTCGCAGCACGCCCCCAAGGGGCATTTTGACGACGTTCTGGAACGGGTGGGCGGCACCAACAACGGCACCACCTGGCTGGACCGCACCAACTACTACGAAACGGTCCCCACCCACGCGGTGGAAGTGCCGCTCTGGCTGGAAAGGGACCGCCTGGGCTTCTTTCTTCCCATCCTCACCGGCGAAGTGCTGGAGCTGCAGCGCGGCGTGGTGATGAACGAGCGCCGGCAGGTGTACGAAAACCGCCCGTACGGCATGGCCGACGAGCGCCTGCACGAACTGCTCTTTCCCGACGCGCATCCGTACTCGTGGCCCACCATCGGCTACATGCGCGACCTGGAGCAGATTACGCTGGATGACGCGCGCGAATTCTACCAGACGTACTACACCCCCGGCAACGCGGTGCTCGTCTTTGCCGGCGACATCGCCCCGGAGCGCGCGTTCGAGCTGGCGGAAAAGTACCTGGGCGACCTGCCCGCCGGCCCCGTGCTGGAAACGCAGCCCGCTCCGCCGCTTCCCGCCTCGCCCGGCGGCGTGCGCGAGGAGATGGAGGACGACGTCAGCTTTCCCCGCGTCCACCAGGCGTTCGCCGTTCCCGGCTACGGCACGCCGGACTGGATCGCGCTGGACGTGCTCGCCTATCTGCTGGCGGATGGAGACAGTTCCCGCCTGCAGCGCGCACTGGTCCGCGACGGGAGGCTGGCGCAGGACATCGACAGCTACCTGTACCCGACGGCGCTCTGCGGCCTGTTCGGGATCGTGGGCACCGCGCGGTCGGAGATCGAACCCCAGGCGCTGGAGCAGGCCGTACGCCAGGTGCTGGACGACGTGATCCGCGACGGCGTGACGGAGGCGGAGGTCACGGGCGCCATCCGCCGCGTGCGCCGCGACCTGGTTTCCGAACTGGCCACGATGGAGGAGCGCGCGGACACCCTCGCCTATGCCGCCACCGTGCTGGGCGACGCGGATGCGATCCACGGCGTGCTGGACGGCTACGCCAACGTGACCGCGGCGGACGTGCAGCGCGTCGCCGCGACGTATCTGTCGCCCGACCGCGCCGCCACGCTGGTCGTCATCCCCGGCGAGGAAGAAGAAGACGAGGAGGTGCGCGATGCAGCCTGA
- the asd gene encoding archaetidylserine decarboxylase (Phosphatidylserine decarboxylase is synthesized as a single chain precursor. Generation of the pyruvoyl active site from a Ser is coupled to cleavage of a Gly-Ser bond between the larger (beta) and smaller (alpha chains). It is an integral membrane protein.), with amino-acid sequence MHRSDHQPDLPPLQWRAALSLLRRLPQGALSRGFGRLADAHIPPGMRNAVLGAFARAVGADASEAELPLEAYPTLNRFFTRQLAAGARTWPVDASALASPVDGAVGQLGVIREGRLIQAKGRLYDVAQLLEDPAAAARYEGGAFITLYLSPRDYHRIHAPLGGEIREARHVPGALLPVNAAAVAHMPDLFARNERLMCHIDGEAGRVAVVAVGAYNVGRISAAFDREWNAPAGASAWVTNRRGLQSAARRYEPAVPVRRGDEIMTFHLGSTVVLVFEPGHVTLDPGLKPGDAVRLGQALGRWG; translated from the coding sequence ATGCACCGTTCCGATCATCAACCGGACCTTCCCCCGCTGCAGTGGCGCGCCGCGCTTTCGCTGCTGCGCCGCCTGCCGCAGGGCGCCCTGAGCCGCGGCTTCGGCCGGCTGGCGGACGCACACATTCCGCCGGGAATGCGCAACGCCGTCCTGGGGGCGTTCGCCCGCGCGGTGGGCGCGGACGCGAGCGAGGCGGAGCTGCCGCTGGAGGCGTATCCCACGCTCAACCGCTTCTTTACCCGCCAGCTCGCGGCAGGTGCGCGCACGTGGCCGGTGGATGCGTCCGCTCTCGCGTCGCCGGTGGACGGGGCGGTGGGGCAGCTGGGCGTGATCCGCGAGGGGCGGCTGATCCAGGCCAAGGGCCGGCTGTACGACGTCGCCCAGCTGCTGGAAGACCCGGCCGCCGCGGCCCGGTACGAAGGCGGCGCGTTCATCACGCTGTACCTGTCGCCCAGGGACTATCACCGCATCCATGCCCCGCTGGGGGGCGAGATCCGCGAGGCGCGGCACGTGCCCGGCGCGCTGCTGCCGGTGAACGCGGCGGCGGTGGCGCACATGCCGGACCTGTTCGCGCGCAACGAGCGGCTGATGTGCCACATCGACGGCGAGGCGGGTCGCGTGGCCGTCGTTGCCGTCGGCGCGTACAACGTGGGCCGGATCAGCGCGGCGTTCGACCGCGAGTGGAACGCGCCGGCCGGGGCGAGCGCGTGGGTCACCAACCGCCGGGGCCTGCAGTCCGCCGCGCGCCGCTACGAGCCCGCCGTCCCCGTGCGGCGCGGCGACGAGATCATGACGTTTCACCTGGGATCGACGGTCGTCCTCGTGTTCGAGCCCGGCCACGTGACGCTGGATCCGGGGCTGAAGCCGGGGGATGCGGTGCGGCTGGGGCAGGCGCTGGGGCGGTGGGGGTAG
- a CDS encoding alpha/beta hydrolase, giving the protein MRKMWSRSAALGCAALVAGACQTMDPAMAGAGQPAPAGMMAQPDAQMQAVLDQLAALGARPVEQLTPQQARTQPSPADAVKALLQRSGRSTAPEPVGNVQDRTIPGPGGAAIPVRIYTPAGTGPFPVIVYYHGGGWVIATIDTYDSSARALTNAARAIVVSVEYRKGPENRFPAAHDDAFAAYQWVVNNTASIGGNPMKIAVAGESAGGGLAVQTAMLARDRNVRAPVHVLAVYPIADGDTESPSYTENAMAKPLSRAGMQWFFQHYPRTPADLRDPRISLTRANLRGLPPTTIVNAQIDPLRSDGEELAAALRSAGVTVQQRTWPAVTHEFFGMCAVVTKACEAVQFGAAGLRGGFGM; this is encoded by the coding sequence ATGAGGAAGATGTGGAGCAGGTCGGCGGCGCTGGGGTGCGCCGCGCTGGTCGCGGGTGCGTGCCAGACGATGGACCCCGCGATGGCCGGAGCCGGGCAGCCCGCGCCCGCCGGGATGATGGCGCAGCCCGACGCGCAGATGCAGGCCGTGCTGGACCAGCTTGCCGCGCTCGGCGCGCGGCCGGTGGAGCAGCTGACACCGCAGCAGGCGCGCACCCAGCCCAGCCCCGCCGACGCGGTCAAGGCGCTGCTGCAGCGCTCGGGACGCAGCACCGCGCCGGAACCCGTGGGCAACGTGCAGGACCGCACCATTCCCGGCCCCGGCGGCGCGGCGATTCCCGTGCGCATCTACACGCCGGCCGGAACGGGTCCGTTTCCCGTCATCGTGTACTATCACGGCGGCGGCTGGGTGATCGCCACCATCGACACCTACGACAGCTCGGCTCGGGCGCTGACCAACGCGGCGCGCGCCATCGTCGTTTCGGTGGAGTACCGCAAGGGCCCGGAAAACCGCTTTCCCGCCGCGCATGACGACGCGTTCGCGGCGTACCAGTGGGTGGTGAACAACACCGCGTCCATCGGCGGCAACCCCATGAAGATCGCCGTGGCCGGCGAGAGCGCGGGCGGCGGGCTGGCGGTGCAGACGGCCATGCTGGCGCGCGACCGCAACGTGCGCGCGCCGGTGCACGTTCTGGCCGTGTACCCGATCGCGGACGGCGACACGGAATCGCCCTCGTATACCGAGAACGCGATGGCCAAGCCGTTGAGCCGCGCGGGGATGCAGTGGTTCTTTCAGCACTACCCGCGCACCCCGGCGGACCTGCGCGACCCGCGCATTTCGCTGACGCGCGCCAACCTGCGCGGCCTGCCGCCCACCACCATCGTCAACGCGCAGATCGACCCGCTGCGTTCGGACGGCGAGGAACTGGCGGCGGCGCTGCGGTCCGCGGGCGTGACGGTTCAGCAGCGCACGTGGCCGGCGGTGACGCACGAGTTCTTTGGGATGTGTGCCGTGGTCACCAAGGCGTGCGAGGCCGTGCAGTTCGGCGCCGCGGGCCTGCGTGGCGGCTTCGGAATGTAA